TTCTGTAATATAATACTTCGATAATGGAGTGAAAAGATTTGCCAGCTTTTCCCATTTGCGAATCGTTTCATCCTTTTTGATATCGCGTTCGTCGATGCCTTTTTCCCTCATTCTTTCCGACTTCCAATGATAAAGGTCGATGGAACGGGATGCTTCCAGCAAAACGGCTCTCATTCCCGCGATTTCACGATCCATAAAGGAAAGCATTCTACGAACGGCGGGGATATTTTGGATTGTCTTTCCGAATTGTTCTCTTTCGGAAGCGTATTTCTTCGCTTCCATATAAGCCGCTGTTGCGATTCCCATTGCTTGAGAGGCGATCGAAAGCCTTGCACCGTTCATCATCGCCATGGAATAACGAATCAAGCCGTAACCTACTTCTCCGATGAGAATTCCCGGAGAGTTTTCATAGACTACTTCGCAGGTCGGAGAACAATGAAGTCCCATTTTCTTTTCTATTCCTGCGATAAAGACGTCGGAACTTTTTACCAAGAAGAAGGAAAGACCGCGGGCTCCGCTCGTGGGTGTTCCGGTTCTTGCGAGGGTTAAAATTACCGCGGGAATATCGCCGAACCCGCAACCGTGTGTGATAAAACGTTTGGCGCCTGTGAGTCTCCAGGTTCCGTTTTCGTCTTTTACTGCTTTGGTTTGAAGATTTGGAAGATCCGATCCGTAGTTTGGTTCGGTTAAGGCCATTGCTCCGAAAATTTCTCCGTTTGCCATTTTAGGAACGTATTCTTTCACCATTTCTTTGGAACCGAAGCGTTCTATGGTTTCTGCGAGATTGAGGCATCCGAGCGCGATCGCAAAGGAGCCGTCCGCTCTGGAAAATACTTCCATCATCATGGTTTGAACGGTTGCGGGAATTCCGAGTCCTCCGTGTTTTCTTCCGATGCTGTAGGGGAGAAGCCCGGCGTCTTTGACTTGATTGATTCCTTTGGCCATCGAATTTGGAAACGTAACCTTTCCGGAGGAATACTTTAAGCCTTCCACATCCATATCCTTCGCAAGAGGAGCGATCTGTTTTCCCGCGATATCTCCTCCGGATTCTAAAATGGATTTATAATATTCTAATGCGTCTTCGTAAGATCCGGGAGCCATCGAGAGAGATTCTTTTCCGGTTTTTTGATATTCTTTATGATCCTCAAAATCCCCTTCGAAACCGTCTATGATTTCCTTCCAGTTTACGATGGATTGGAAGTTTTCCTGTAAATCCTGATTTTCTAAAAAGTAATTATTCTCGATCATTTCAAATCCTTTATGAACTTTTGTTCAAATGCGTTTTAGTTTCTTTACCACTCAGGATTTGAGTTGTACTCATGGAAATCGAAATTCTTTTATCGAACGGCGTTTGGATAATCGAAATCGATTTATTTTTGAATTTTTTATCCGTAGGAAGTCTTCGACAAAGATTTTGAGAGGTGAAACTCTTCTTATTTTACTCCACAAATTCGATTTCTTGCAAGAAGAATCGGTATGTTCGAATCGAAGATTCTCCGTAAAAAAGGTAACTGAAAGAATGCGTTGTTTGAAAAGTTTCAGCTGACAGGAGTATTGATCAATGAGGTTATAAAAAATCTTTCTTGGAGACTTTCAAAATGGCAGTATCTTTCCTTTCAGGAACGCTGAAGAAACTCAGTGTTTTGCTTCTATTGGCGCTCAATAAAACTCAGCACAACGCTTCCTAGCATAACTAATCCCACAACGCGACCCTTAGGAAGCGTTGTGTTGAGTTCCTTCAACGCGACCTAAACACCGACCCATAGGAAGGTGTTTACTGAGTTTAGGAAGCGTTGTGCCTGAGTTTCCCCTTATTTTTGGGTGGAGGTGGAAAGACTCGGGAAATTTTTCTCTATCAGAAAATGATACTTCTTACAAGTAAAAAGCCTTATTCTTGTCGGAGCACTTGAAAAATGAGCGTTTTTGATCTTTCTGATTCTAAAAACCTTTTCAATTTGTGGGGGCTTCCTAAGGGTCGCGTTGTAAATGAAAAAGCCACCTTTCGGTGGCTTTTTACCTATAAAACTGTTGAATTCTAAGTAAAAATGATTTACTTAGTCGCGCTTGCCGCTGCTTTTTTCAAAGATTCTTCAGCTGCTATGGCTTGTTTTTGCAGTTCTTCAGGATTTGAGTGAATCAACGGACTCACACCTGGAATACCTGGTGGGAAAAGCAGACCAACAGATGCAACGAAAGATCCTTTCACTTCACCTGGTTTGTAGGTAGTGAAAGAAATTCTGTAAAGACCTCTTACTAAAAGTTTTTTAGTATCGATGTTTTTCAGTTCGTCAAAAGATTTCGGAGGATTAGGGATGGTAATTTTTGTAAGAGAGTTGTATTTAGAATGTCTCTCTTCTTTATAAGTATCATCTCCGTCATCATCGTCATCAAGTTTTTGAACCGGTTTTGCCTTTGCAGCTTTTGCAATTTGGTCAGGCATAATCGCTGACATTCTTTCAACACGAATCCAGGTATCAAACCAGTTAGGCATTGATTTTTCTTCTGGGGTTGCCGCTTTGAAAGCGTCGCTTACTAAATCTCCGTCGCCCGGTTCACCGATTTCGCCTGTTGGGGAAATCATACGAACTCCCATTTCAGCGATCACAGCAGGTACCCAAACGTAGAGGTAGTATGCTTTTTTGCTTCCATCGACTAAACCGTCCGGCGCTTGTCCTGGTTTGATGTAACCATAGTAGTTGATTACTGTTCCGTAAGGAAGAAATGTTTTTACAGTTTCGTTTGTTCCTGGAACTGTGCTCTCGCTCAGGACAAAAGAGCTTTTAAGGCTTGGCAGACCACCGAACGCACCACAAGCGGTAATGCTTGCAAAGAGTGCGACGGAGACGACCAAAATCGAAAGTTTTTTCATAGACTCTCCTTAGTTAGGAAAATCACGGTATGAACTCGGGAGCTTTTTGTAAATCAATATTGGATAATTTTTATCCGAAAGCACGTAATTTAAGCTATAAGTGATATTTGGGTAGGGGCTTTGAAAGGAACGGAAAGGATGTGTTTTTTCATTTAGAAATTGTCTTCGCTTTTTGATATGAGAATTCTTTCAAAAATCAAATATCAATCGATTTGAAAATGCGGGTTTTATTATTTTTTTTGAAAAAATCTCTTCAGCCAATCGATCCAGTCCAGAATCCACGCTAAAATTCTTCCGAAAATGGTCGTATAAGAATATCTTTTCAATAACTTCCGAACCCTTTCTTGTTCTTCAGAAGTGAATTCTAAACGAATGTTGTTTTCTTCCGCCTCTATCTGGACCCTTTCTTTTTTATTTCGAATATCCACGATTCGAACTTCCACATATTCCCAGCCGAGGGTTTTTACGCTTTGAAGTCTTCTCTCTCCGGAGATTAGAGTGTTGTCTAAATCAATCAAGATTGGATGTAAAAGCCCCAGTTTTTGTATGGATTCTTTGAGAGAATGCAGATCTCCAAGATCTTTACGAATGCGATTTTTTACTTTGATGTCTGAAACTCGAATTTTCATGGTTTCTCAAAAATATTCTGAGTGTTTCTGCTTCAATTCAAATCTGATTCAAACCGCTCAATTTGTTCCGAAATGAAAAAGGAACATAGTTTGGATCTTCTTGACACTGAAGGAATCCGTAGGTTTTTGGGATCAGAGCGGGGCTTCCCGTCAATTTTCACCCATCAGGAAAAACAGATGTCTTTGAAAGATTTTATTTTTACTTCGGAATCAGTCGGTGAAGGCCACCCAGACAAGGTCTGCGACCAAATTTCCGATGCGATTTTGGACGCATACCTCGAACAAGATCCGAAATCCAGAGTTGCTTGCGAAACCTTAGTGACCACAAACTTGGTCGTGATCGCGGGTGAAATTACAAGTAAGGGAAAGGTGGACGCTCAAGAAATTGCAAGAAATGTAATTCGTGATATCGGCTACAACGATATTACCATGGGTTTCGACGCGGACTTTGCCGTCGTTTCCGCTCACGTCCATGCCCAAAGTCCGGACATTTCTCAAGGAGTTACCGAGGGAGAAGGCCTTTTTAAAGAGCAAGGCGCGGGGGATCAAGGGCTTATGTTCGGTTTTGCGATCAACGAAACTCCGGAATTCATGCCGATGCCAATTTATTATTCTCACGAGTTGGTAAAACACTTAGCCGGACTCAGGCATTCCAACAAATTGAAATTTTTAAGACCGGATGCTAAATCTCAGGTTACGGTGGAATATAAAGACGGAAAACCGGTTCGTGTAGATACCGTCGTAATCTCCACCCAACATTCTCCCGACGTGACTCATAAACAAATCGAAGAGTCTCTCATCGAAGAATGTATCAAAAAGGTGATTCCGGCGAATCTCCTCGTTAATACGAAATATTTCATCAATCCTACCGGTCAATTTATTGTCGGCGGTCCTCATGGAGACGCCGGGTTGACCGGAAGAAAGATCATTGTGGACACCTACGGCGGATACGGAAGGCACGGAGGCGGGGCATTTTCCGGTAAGGATCCTTCCAAAGTGGATCGTTCCGCGGCTTATATGGGACGTTATATCGCTAAGAACGTGGTAGCTTCCGGTCTTGCGGACAAATGCGAGGTTCAGCTCGCGTATGCGATCGGCGTCGCGGAACCCGTTTCCGTTCACGTAGACACTTTCGGAACCGGAAAAATCTCCGAAGAAGAATTGGTAAAAAGAATCCGCGCAAACTTCAAACTGACTCCGAGAGGAATCATCGAGTCTTTGAAGCTTCTCGAAAAAGGAAGAAAGTATAGAGAGACCGCATCTTACGGACATTTCGGAAGAAAGGGATCCACGTTTACTTGGGAAGAAACCGATAAAGCGGCGGCTTTAAAAGGATAAGAAAAATGGGAGCTCCGAGCACATCGACTGCGACAGAAAAAGCGACTCGTGACGGTTATGGAGATGCGCTGTATGAGCTGGGAGTTTCCCGCCAGGATGTAGTCGTCTTGGACGCAGATCTTTCCGGTTCCACAAAAACTAATAAGTTTGCAAAAAGCTATCCGGATCGTTTTTTTAATGTGGGTGTCGCCGAGCAGAATTTAGTCGGTCATGCCGCGGGGCTTGCACTTTCCGGACTCGTTCCGTTTGCTTCTTCCTTTGCGATGTTTCTTTCGGGAAGAGCCTGGGAAGTTGTTCGTAATAGCGTGGTGTATCCGTTTTTGAACGTGAAGCTCGTCGCCTCTCATGGCGGAGTGACTGTCGGAGAGGATGGGGCTTCCCATCAATGTATCGAAGACTTTGCGATCATGAGAGCCATTCCGGAAATGACGGTGATTTGTCCTTCCGATTACAACGAGTGTAAGCAGGTCATTCACGCGATTGCGGATTATAAAGGTCCGGTTTATGTTCGAGTGGGTCGTCCTAACGTTCCTGTGATCGAAAGAGAGAATTACAAGTTTCAGATCGGCAAAGCCGAAGTGATGAGAGAAGGTGAAGATATTCTTATCATTGCGAACGGGGTTCTTGTTCATGAAGCTATGAAAGCTGCGGAGGAACTTTCCAAAGAAGGGATTAACGCGACGCTTTTGAACATGGCGACGATCAAACCGATTGATAAAGAAACAATTTTAAAATATGCGAAGAAATGCGGCGCTGTAGTGACTTGTGAAGAGCACAATGTAATCGGCGGACTCGGTTCCGCGGTCAGCGAGTTTTTATCCGAAGAGTATCCGATTCGTATTTTGAAAGTAGGAATGAAAGATCAGTTTGGAAAATCGGGAACTTGGAAAGAACTTTTGGATTATTTTGGGCTCCGTTCCACAACTATCGTGGAAACCGCAAAAAAAGCGATTGTTCTCAAAAAATAAAA
The nucleotide sequence above comes from Leptospira weilii. Encoded proteins:
- the metK gene encoding methionine adenosyltransferase produces the protein MSLKDFIFTSESVGEGHPDKVCDQISDAILDAYLEQDPKSRVACETLVTTNLVVIAGEITSKGKVDAQEIARNVIRDIGYNDITMGFDADFAVVSAHVHAQSPDISQGVTEGEGLFKEQGAGDQGLMFGFAINETPEFMPMPIYYSHELVKHLAGLRHSNKLKFLRPDAKSQVTVEYKDGKPVRVDTVVISTQHSPDVTHKQIEESLIEECIKKVIPANLLVNTKYFINPTGQFIVGGPHGDAGLTGRKIIVDTYGGYGRHGGGAFSGKDPSKVDRSAAYMGRYIAKNVVASGLADKCEVQLAYAIGVAEPVSVHVDTFGTGKISEEELVKRIRANFKLTPRGIIESLKLLEKGRKYRETASYGHFGRKGSTFTWEETDKAAALKG
- a CDS encoding ParB N-terminal domain-containing protein → MKIRVSDIKVKNRIRKDLGDLHSLKESIQKLGLLHPILIDLDNTLISGERRLQSVKTLGWEYVEVRIVDIRNKKERVQIEAEENNIRLEFTSEEQERVRKLLKRYSYTTIFGRILAWILDWIDWLKRFFQKK
- the lipL32 gene encoding major surface lipoprotein LipL32 → MKKLSILVVSVALFASITACGAFGGLPSLKSSFVLSESTVPGTNETVKTFLPYGTVINYYGYIKPGQAPDGLVDGSKKAYYLYVWVPAVIAEMGVRMISPTGEIGEPGDGDLVSDAFKAATPEEKSMPNWFDTWIRVERMSAIMPDQIAKAAKAKPVQKLDDDDDGDDTYKEERHSKYNSLTKITIPNPPKSFDELKNIDTKKLLVRGLYRISFTTYKPGEVKGSFVASVGLLFPPGIPGVSPLIHSNPEELQKQAIAAEESLKKAAASATK
- a CDS encoding transketolase family protein, with the protein product MGAPSTSTATEKATRDGYGDALYELGVSRQDVVVLDADLSGSTKTNKFAKSYPDRFFNVGVAEQNLVGHAAGLALSGLVPFASSFAMFLSGRAWEVVRNSVVYPFLNVKLVASHGGVTVGEDGASHQCIEDFAIMRAIPEMTVICPSDYNECKQVIHAIADYKGPVYVRVGRPNVPVIERENYKFQIGKAEVMREGEDILIIANGVLVHEAMKAAEELSKEGINATLLNMATIKPIDKETILKYAKKCGAVVTCEEHNVIGGLGSAVSEFLSEEYPIRILKVGMKDQFGKSGTWKELLDYFGLRSTTIVETAKKAIVLKK
- a CDS encoding acyl-CoA dehydrogenase family protein; protein product: MIENNYFLENQDLQENFQSIVNWKEIIDGFEGDFEDHKEYQKTGKESLSMAPGSYEDALEYYKSILESGGDIAGKQIAPLAKDMDVEGLKYSSGKVTFPNSMAKGINQVKDAGLLPYSIGRKHGGLGIPATVQTMMMEVFSRADGSFAIALGCLNLAETIERFGSKEMVKEYVPKMANGEIFGAMALTEPNYGSDLPNLQTKAVKDENGTWRLTGAKRFITHGCGFGDIPAVILTLARTGTPTSGARGLSFFLVKSSDVFIAGIEKKMGLHCSPTCEVVYENSPGILIGEVGYGLIRYSMAMMNGARLSIASQAMGIATAAYMEAKKYASEREQFGKTIQNIPAVRRMLSFMDREIAGMRAVLLEASRSIDLYHWKSERMREKGIDERDIKKDETIRKWEKLANLFTPLSKYYITEAANKIAYDGLQIHGGAGFTYDYDISRIYRDVRITNIYEGTTQLQIVAAIGGIVSGMSAKGHLRQYFEEEFSKISVSPLLNENRESLEKIIESYSAIENSSTRDEIAFEVVQSTARVLIGFLLERGVSRLKGEAKEKKEILAKEYNLESKAILLSNRITIENRQSQLTYA